Proteins from a single region of Bremerella sp. JC817:
- a CDS encoding acetyl-CoA carboxylase carboxyltransferase subunit alpha, with amino-acid sequence MSTSIYLDFEQPIETLENKLKELESVKNDSPEHHDEIRNVRKQLTDTIREIYSDLSPWQTVEVARHQKRPQSADYLNLVFDEFVELHGDRKFGDDRALRTGFAKLDKHKVMFIGHFKGRDLKERSECFFGCAHPEGYRKAIEKMQLAEKYNLPVITFIDTPGAYPGVGAEERGQAMAIADAMFVMARLKTPIISVVIGEGGSGGALGIGVANRTAMLQHAYYSVISPEGCAGILWKSHEFKAKAAEALKFTSKYLPKFGIVDDVIEEPLGGAHRDHHQMAARLKMYLTKTVNELSAQSTDQLVEGRYDKFRQMGVFLEREMEASEGQPAS; translated from the coding sequence ATGAGCACTTCGATTTATCTCGACTTCGAACAACCGATTGAAACGCTCGAGAACAAACTGAAGGAACTGGAGTCGGTCAAAAACGACTCGCCTGAACATCACGACGAGATCCGAAACGTCCGCAAACAGCTGACCGACACGATCCGCGAGATCTACAGCGATCTTTCGCCATGGCAAACCGTGGAAGTCGCTCGTCACCAGAAGCGTCCCCAGTCGGCGGACTATTTGAACCTGGTCTTCGACGAGTTCGTGGAACTGCACGGCGATCGCAAGTTCGGCGACGACCGCGCTCTGCGAACTGGCTTCGCCAAGCTCGACAAGCACAAGGTCATGTTCATCGGTCACTTCAAAGGCCGCGACCTCAAAGAACGTAGCGAGTGCTTCTTCGGCTGTGCTCATCCAGAAGGCTACCGCAAGGCGATCGAAAAGATGCAGTTGGCTGAAAAGTACAACTTGCCGGTGATCACCTTCATCGACACGCCCGGTGCTTACCCAGGTGTGGGCGCCGAAGAACGTGGCCAGGCGATGGCAATCGCAGACGCCATGTTCGTAATGGCCCGTCTCAAGACGCCAATTATTTCGGTTGTGATCGGGGAAGGGGGGTCCGGCGGGGCTTTGGGCATTGGTGTCGCGAACCGCACCGCCATGCTGCAGCACGCCTATTACTCGGTGATCAGCCCTGAAGGCTGTGCCGGTATTCTGTGGAAGAGCCACGAGTTCAAAGCCAAGGCGGCCGAAGCCCTGAAGTTCACCTCGAAGTACCTGCCAAAGTTCGGCATCGTCGACGACGTGATCGAAGAGCCGCTGGGTGGTGCCCATCGCGATCATCACCAAATGGCCGCTCGCTTGAAGATGTACCTGACCAAGACGGTCAACGAACTCTCGGCACAGAGCACCGACCAACTGGTGGAGGGGCGATACGACAAGTTCCGTCAGATGGGCGTCTTCCTGGAACGCGAAATGGAAGCCTCGGAAGGGCAGCCAGCGAGCTAA